The proteins below come from a single Deltaproteobacteria bacterium genomic window:
- a CDS encoding prepilin-type N-terminal cleavage/methylation domain-containing protein, whose amino-acid sequence MKNQKGFTLIELVMVILLLGILAAVAIPRFWGLAADADRAAAQGGVAGIKSGGTIYHASRLVNGADVYHGNPLSSDVVSDIYSYTASDTLANTCAGIAVMSPQQWGVGTASGDATRIYYRWKSAKTFSFWTYTSATGIVSPISTETDCSATW is encoded by the coding sequence ATGAAAAATCAAAAAGGTTTTACACTGATTGAACTGGTTATGGTCATATTGCTGCTCGGAATCCTTGCGGCAGTGGCTATACCAAGGTTCTGGGGCTTGGCTGCAGATGCGGACAGGGCTGCGGCACAGGGAGGTGTAGCCGGCATAAAAAGCGGGGGTACAATATATCACGCAAGTAGATTGGTTAATGGAGCCGACGTTTATCATGGCAATCCTTTGAGTAGCGATGTGGTAAGCGACATATATTCGTATACCGCCTCTGATACCCTAGCAAATACCTGTGCTGGTATTGCTGTTATGAGCCCCCAGCAATGGGGGGTGGGTACCGCTTCAGGTGATGCAACAAGAATATACTATAGATGGAAGAGCGCCAAGACCTTTAGTTTCTGGACTTACACCAGTGCAACAGGGATAGTAAGCCCAATATCGACTGAAACTGATTGCTCTGCCACTTGGTAA